GAAGACCAATCTTAACGATTCTTGTATAACCACCATTGCGATCTGCATACTTAGGAGCGATCTCGTCCATAAGCTTAGAAGTCACATCAATCTTCTTTGTAGCCTTCTTCTTACCAGCTGCCTTTGTTGGTACCTCTGTTACATCATAGAGAACAGCTGCAATCTGTCTTCTCGCATGAAGTCTTGAAGGTCTATCCTTCTTGATTTCCTTCTCTACCTCATCATAGACAGTTACCTTCTTGCCATCTACAACTTCCTTTACTCTCTTGCCATTCTCGTCCTTGCGAGCAACCTTAGCTGTTACCTTTACAGTGTCGAAGTTGTCCTTCTCCTTTGCAGCAAGTGCGATTAGTGGCTCAACGATCTTTCTTACTTCCTTAGCTCTAGCCTCAGTTGTAATAATCTTACCGTTTACCAAAAGTGCTGTTACCTGGTTTCTCAATAATGCCTTTCTCTGTGATGATGTCTTAGAAAGTTTTCTGTACTTAGCCATTGTTATTTTTTCCTCCATTTGGAACGCATATACACGCTAGTTCGGACTTACTGTATATGCAATTATCGTATCTAAAAATTAGACTTCCTCACTTGGATTGAGCTGAAGTCCTAATTCCTTCAACTTTGCAAGCACTTCCTCTAAAGACTTGCGACCAAGGTTTCTCACCTTCATCATATCCTCTGGTGTGCGATTGCAAAGCTCCTCTACTGTATTGATTCCTGCACGCTTTAAGCAATTGTAGGAACGAACAGAGAGCTCAAGTTCATCGATATTCATCTCGAGAACTTTTTCCTTACCATCATCTTCTTTCTCGACCATAATCTCTGCTGATTTTGCATTTTCAGAAAGGTCAATAAAGAGATTAAGATGTTCGCTCAAAACTTTAGCAGCAAGGCTAACTGCCTCATCTGGAGCCAAAGTTCCATTGGTGACAACATCTAAGGTAAGCTTGTCATAGTCTGTGATTTGACCAACACGAGTATTCTCCACCAAGAGATTCACTCTCTCCACTGGTGTGTAGATAGAATCTACGGCAATCACTCCGATTGGCAAATCCTCATTCTTATTCTTATCTGCGCTGACATAGCCGCGACCATTGGTGATGGTCAATTCCATATAGAATTTTCCCCCTGACAATGTCGCAATAACCTGATCCTTATTGAGGATCTCAATATCCGGGTCACATTGAATGTATGCCGCTGTAACTACACCCTCGCCCTCAAAATCAATATAAGCAGTCTTTGGTTCACTGCTTGAGCTATGATTCTTGATGGCCAAGCTCTTGACATTCATGATAATTTCTGTCACATCTTCCTTGACACCCTGGATAGATGAGAACTCATGCAAGACACCGTCAATCTTTACCTGGCTGACTGCTGTTCCCGGGAGGGATGAGAGCATAATTCTTCTCAAGGAATTTCCTAGAGTTGTGCCATAACCTCTCTCCAACGGCTCACAAACAAATTTACCAAATCTCTTATCACTAGATATCTCTGCAATCTCAATGTTTGGTTTCTCAAAATCGAACACTAAAGTCCCTCCTTTACGCTATACCCAATACAAAAATGATAAGCTTCCCTATGTAAACATTAT
This region of Lachnospiraceae bacterium oral taxon 096 genomic DNA includes:
- a CDS encoding 50S ribosomal protein L17, encoding MAKYRKLSKTSSQRKALLRNQVTALLVNGKIITTEARAKEVRKIVEPLIALAAKEKDNFDTVKVTAKVARKDENGKRVKEVVDGKKVTVYDEVEKEIKKDRPSRLHARRQIAAVLYDVTEVPTKAAGKKKATKKIDVTSKLMDEIAPKYADRNGGYTRIVKIGLRKGDAAMEVLFELV
- a CDS encoding DNA-directed RNA polymerase subunit alpha, with amino-acid sequence MFDFEKPNIEIAEISSDKRFGKFVCEPLERGYGTTLGNSLRRIMLSSLPGTAVSQVKIDGVLHEFSSIQGVKEDVTEIIMNVKSLAIKNHSSSSEPKTAYIDFEGEGVVTAAYIQCDPDIEILNKDQVIATLSGGKFYMELTITNGRGYVSADKNKNEDLPIGVIAVDSIYTPVERVNLLVENTRVGQITDYDKLTLDVVTNGTLAPDEAVSLAAKVLSEHLNLFIDLSENAKSAEIMVEKEDDGKEKVLEMNIDELELSVRSYNCLKRAGINTVEELCNRTPEDMMKVRNLGRKSLEEVLAKLKELGLQLNPSEEV